A single Tenacibaculum sp. 190524A02b DNA region contains:
- a CDS encoding aspartate aminotransferase family protein: MKEDFFKHQGQTTPHSLAIEISHAYGNYIYDTSGNKLLDFVAGVSANSLGHNHPKVNSAIKDQLSLYTHVMVYGEFIQKPQLELCKKIVATLPDDLSSVYLVNSGTEATEGALKLAKRFTGRSEIISAKNSYHGNTQGAMSVCGSEKQNQAYRPLIPGIKFITYNNEIDLEQITTKTAAVILETIQGGAGFIEPTNGYLTKVKEKCKAVGALLILDEIQTGIGRTGTFWGFENYKVIPDIIITGKGLGGGMPIGAFISSHEIMSSLKENPKLGHITTFGGHPVIAAAALATIEEITNANLTKETLRKEKLIRKLLEKHSKIKEIRGRGLMLAAIVASSEIASNVILNCLKEGLILFWLLFEGKAIRITPPLTISDSEIEIGCTILLNALNAIDNQNQSSQEEEE; this comes from the coding sequence ATGAAGGAGGATTTTTTTAAACACCAAGGACAGACTACACCACATTCTTTAGCTATTGAAATTTCGCATGCCTATGGTAATTATATTTATGATACCTCAGGTAATAAATTATTAGATTTTGTAGCGGGTGTTTCTGCAAACAGTTTAGGCCATAATCATCCTAAAGTAAATAGCGCCATTAAAGACCAGTTATCTTTATACACACATGTGATGGTTTATGGTGAGTTTATACAAAAACCTCAATTAGAACTGTGTAAAAAAATAGTAGCTACATTACCTGATGATTTATCTTCTGTTTATTTAGTTAACTCAGGAACAGAAGCAACAGAAGGTGCTTTAAAACTAGCAAAACGTTTTACAGGAAGGAGTGAAATTATCAGTGCTAAAAATTCGTATCATGGCAATACACAAGGTGCTATGAGTGTTTGTGGTTCTGAAAAGCAAAATCAAGCTTATCGCCCCTTAATACCTGGAATTAAGTTTATAACCTATAATAATGAAATTGATTTAGAGCAAATAACTACTAAAACTGCAGCAGTTATATTGGAAACTATTCAAGGTGGCGCTGGTTTTATAGAACCAACTAATGGTTATTTAACTAAAGTAAAAGAGAAATGTAAAGCTGTAGGTGCATTACTAATTTTAGATGAAATTCAAACTGGTATTGGTAGAACAGGTACTTTTTGGGGATTTGAAAACTATAAAGTAATACCAGATATTATTATAACAGGAAAAGGTTTGGGCGGAGGAATGCCTATTGGTGCATTTATTAGTTCACATGAAATTATGAGCTCCTTAAAAGAGAACCCTAAACTAGGACATATAACTACTTTTGGTGGACACCCTGTAATTGCAGCTGCAGCTTTAGCCACTATTGAGGAAATAACAAATGCTAATTTAACTAAAGAAACTTTAAGAAAAGAAAAGTTAATTCGTAAACTTTTAGAAAAACACTCAAAAATTAAAGAGATTAGAGGTCGTGGATTAATGTTAGCTGCTATAGTAGCATCAAGTGAAATTGCTAGTAATGTCATTTTAAATTGCCTTAAAGAAGGTTTAATTTTATTTTGGCTACTTTTTGAAGGAAAAGCTATTAGAATTACACCTCCATTAACCATTAGTGATTCTGAAATAGAAATAGGCTGCACTATTTTATTAAATGCCTTAAACGCTATTGATAATCAAAATCAATCTAGCCAAGAAGAAGAAGAATAA